The following are encoded in a window of Spodoptera frugiperda isolate SF20-4 chromosome 3, AGI-APGP_CSIRO_Sfru_2.0, whole genome shotgun sequence genomic DNA:
- the LOC118274397 gene encoding uncharacterized protein LOC118274397: protein MNEPYHVVPWFNSEEWHSVYNDLENSSANKEKLLERLLIWKARSPSLPSGIESTLSLLQVYVEDKKSEDGSSDQLLRLAYSSAIMRFVNHMLDTVTVKGSSLYQAARTLGVPDWVVDLRHDTAHSNTLPPLKLLRDGCLVSLQWLLLNYWDKLKPYIQDYVCGQEDPVTGDLYKIEALFNFYISLGICTQTKLKMKNLSEIPNAKMRDTIVSNAIELLQDQVDLSNLKTVSINSLINTLNLEGKKLLKVKEPSAAVNEILLGNESLLLSKELLYFFGASDFKYKNKLCSSYVKCFEMLLSFLHTNDLLLDLILGLIKITQTQESGHFKSKLSALWLSEILAALKISQNIDIKMRKMSFDDKTSKKRKDLKRLYEHWYPGSSIKDRFLLDLHKSVPEELQDISYINPIITAYNNYLTYFIHDLLDLLEPNLPTMVSQKICTLAKLISTPEKFPVTTTSVIYTVDDLEESDDVMIVENTEEEECRKEDTGSRPGVQSEINSIWKLAAKEFDWSTCPIGKLPFQNKETEVEMETN from the exons ATGAATGAGCCTTACCACGTCGTCCCGTGGTTTAATAGCGAAGAGTGGCACAGTGTGTATAACGATTTAGAAAATTCGTCTGCAAATAAAGAAAAGTTGCTTGAACGTTTACTTATATGGAAAGCTAGAAGCCCATCACTGCCATCCGGCATTGAGTCAACATTGAGTCTGTTGCAAGTTTATGTTGAAGATAAAAAATCTGAGGATGGAAGCAGTGATCAATTACTGCGTTTGGCATATTCATCTGCGATCATGCGATTCGTTAACCATATGTTAGACACAGTTACAGTAAAAGGCTCGAGTTTATACCAAGCAGCTCGAACCTTGGGCGTTCCCGACTGGGTCGTTGACTTGCGACACGACACCGCCCACAGTAACACACTTCCGCCTTTAAAATTGCTAAGGGATGGATGTTTAGTAAGTTTACAGTGGCTTCTTTTAAATTACTGGGATAAACTAAAGCCATACATTCAAGATTATGTTTGCGGACAGGAAGACCCTGTTACTGgagatttgtataaaattgaggcactgtttaatttttatatttcattaggAATATGCACTCAGACaaaactgaaaatgaaaaacttGTCAGAAATACCAAATGCAAAAATGAGAGACACAATAGTTAGTAATGCAATAGAATTGCTTCAGGACCAAGTTGATCTCTCCAATCTAAAAACTGTGTCCATTAATTCactaattaacacattgaacctTGAAGgtaaaaagcttttaaaagtTAAGGAACCGAGCGCAGCTGTGAATGAGATACTACTTGGAAATGAGTCACTATTGCTTTCAAAGGAACTTCTATACTTCTTCGGTGCAAGTgactttaaatacaaaaataaattatgcagtAGCTATGTTAAATGTTTCGAAATGCTTTTGTCATTCCTGCATACAAATGATCTATTGTTGGATTTAATTCTGGGCCTCATAAAGATTACACAAACTCAAGAAAGTGGACATTTTAAATCTAAACTATCTGCATTGTGGTTATCAGAAATTTTAGCTGCTCtcaaaatatcacaaaatattgACATAAAAATGAGAAA AATGAGTTTTGATGACAAAACTTCAAAGAAGAGGAAAGATTTAAAACGCTTGTATGAGCATTGGTACCCGGGCTCTAGCATCAAAGATAGATTTCTGTTGGACCTTCACAAATCTGTCCCCGAGGAGCTACAAGACATCAGCTATATTAACCCAATAATTACtgcttacaataattatttaacttactTTATACATGATCTACTAGACTTACTTGAACCTAATCTGCCAACGATGGTTTCACAAAAAATTTGCACATTGGCCAAATTAATATCAACTCCAGAAAAGTTTCCGGTTACTACAACTTCTGTGATTTACACAGTTGATGATTTGGAAGAAAGTGATGATGTTATGATTGTTGAAAATACTGAAGAGGAAGAATGTAGAAAAGAGGATACAGGTAGCCGGCCGGGTGTACAATCGGAAATCAACAGTATTTGGAAATTAGCTGCCAAAGAATTTGACTGGTCAACTTGCCCTATCGGCAAACTGCCTTTCCAGAATAAAGAAACAGAAGTAGAGATGGAaacgaattaa